DNA from Lemur catta isolate mLemCat1 chromosome 7, mLemCat1.pri, whole genome shotgun sequence:
GCTAGATTCCTTGGTCACATTCTGCATTCAGCCTGGGAACAACTGACCTCCtagatgatatttttatttgcatacatCAAAGTTTACTCACTGACAAATACTTAATGTCTTCTATTCACCATTACAGTACCATACAAAATAGTTTTACTCCTCTTTTTTGGAGTAAAAAAATTCCCTATGCTTCACCTATTCAATTCAACTCCTTCCTGCACCCCTGGCAATCAGTAATCTGTTAACCTTCtatataattttcccttttttagccgggcatggtggcgcacacctgtagtcccagctactcgggaggctgaggcaggaggactgcttgaacccaggagtgtgaggttgctgtgagctaggctgatgccatggcactctagcctggggaacagagtgagactctgtcaaaaaaaaaaaaatgcaagttctgatttgaagaataaaatctctttaaaaaaattttttttcccttttccagaatgtcatacaaTTGTAATCATATAGTGTGTTGGCTTTTcaagactggtttctttcacttagcaacatgcatttaagatttatctatgtcttttcatgactgGATAGGTGATTTACTTTTATTGCTCAATAATATTTCCTTGTATagatgtatcacagtttgtttatccattcacctattgaagggcATCTCTGTTGCCTCCAGTTTGGGAGATTATAAGACTcttataaacattcacatgcacatgtttttgtgtggacataaattttcaaatcagttgGGTCAATACCCAGGAACACAACTGCTAGGAAAGCCACCAAACTGTCATCTAAAGTGGTGGTACCATTCCGCATTCCCACCAATactgaatgagagttcctgttgctccacatccttgccagcagtGACATTGTcggtttttttattttagccattctaacaagtgtgtagtggtatctcctTTTTGTTCgtccatttatttttcaacattttattatagaacCTTTCAAACATATGGTAAAGTTGTAAGAATCGTATAGAAACACAATGTTGGCCATGAATACAAAGATTTAAATCATTAGGCAGGCCAACAAGCCCATCTGTGGGCTGAACTGAGCCTGTGGGCCCTACTTTTCAACTTCTGATTTGGAAGCTGTAAATGTTGAAAGGCTCTAAAATCCTGGAGGTGAGCTCCAGGTCTGGGGACTGAGAGGAGAGGGGAGCCACCAAAGCATTCTACCAAGAGACCTGTGCTATCTTCCCCCCCGGTGGACAGGGTCCTCTCCTAGGACAGGCCACATTTGTCACCTCCAACCGCCTTCAAGGAACTCTGTgttcctcctgccacagcccacTGCTCCAAGGAGGGACATCTAAAACTGCTTTAGTACAAGGTTCAGTCCCACAGTTACTCCAACCATACTCCTCTCCCAAACATGGgcattatggactgaatgtttgtgtccccccaaaattcatatgctgaagccctaacccccaatgtggcTGTATTTTGAGATGGGcctctaaggaaataattaaggttaaatgaagtcataaggatGGGACTCTGATCTGaatataagaagagacaccagaaagCTCATTTTTTCTCCCTGCACCAAGAAGGCCACATGAAGACATAGccagaaggtggccatctacaagccatgaagagagccctcaccagaaaccaatatgcaccctgatcttgaactttcagtctccagaactatgagaaaataagttttggttgtttaaagccacccagtctgtggtattgtgTTTTCTCTGTGTAGTATTCGGCAGCctgtggccgggcgcagtggctcatgcctgtcatcccagcactctgggaggccaaggcaggaggatcacttgaagccaggaatttgagaccagtctggacaacatagcaagaccccatatctacaaaaaataagaaaaattagctgggtaaggtggcacatgcctgtagtcccagcgactctggaggctgaggcagaaagatcacttgaacccagaagttcgcggctacagtgagctatgactaaAGCCACCacatcccagcctgggcaacagagtgagaccctgtctcttagaaaaaaaagtattagccAGAGTAGACTAATACAATGGGCGGTAGAGAAAGTAGGAAGATCTAAAGTTTGGAAGGAGGAGTAGGGTGTTGACCCCAAAGGAGGAGTAACACTCAGCAGCTCCCCTCCGCCCACTATTCACAGCAGACTTCTCCAGAGCACAGTCTCAGTGCCACCGGTAGGGAGCAGGAGACCCTGAATGCCTTGATTAACACTTTAGTTTTAACATTAGTTAAGTTTGAATATGTATTAGAAAACTATAAAGTATATTGAGCACATGATTAAATGGacattattactttttctttttatttgaagtttttaaaaagtgaattgatttacagtaaatattaaatagatgGCAAGACTGATGAAGGAGTTCCACAACGGGCTGAAGTTAGGGAAGCCCTGGATTCGGCGGCTAACTCACTGCCTTACATCAGGGGCACCTGGGGTTCCCTCCTGTCCCTGCAGTTCTCTTTACTGCTCTGCCCTCGCTTCCCCGCGAACTCTGCAGCCAAAAAATGACCTCTTCTCCAAACTCATGTGCTCTCCTACTTCCAAGCTTTCACACATGCCAGTCCCTCTTCCTGGAGGGCCCCCTCTGTCTCTGCTCCTACCCCACTTACTCGAATGCCACCTCCACTGGAAAGATTTCTGCGATGCCACCAGGAAGTTCCCTTCCTCTAAGTTACAATGCACCCAGTCCAGGTCTCCACTGTGGCCACTGTCCTGCTGCAAGTAGGACATTGCTTCTCTACCTCAGAGACTAgcagctccttgaggacagaggtCACATCCAGCCGTACCCTCAGCATTCAGCACAAGAGATGGagtgaataataaaatgtttgtggGATAAGTGAATGAATGTCCCGGGGACGAAGAACATCTACAGAGCTGGGGGCATGACGGCACACAGGCCAGAGAGGTTTGGGGaaggagcctgggggaggggaggagggtctGAGATCTAAGTTTGTGAGGAATGAGATATGAAGTGAGGGGCCTGGGTGGTGGAAGGGAAAGGTTTGGGGGCACTGGAGAGGGATAGGAAAGAGGGGAACGAAACAATAAGCATCTTAGGACTATTCATCCACACAACAGCCTTATGAGAtaattattgtccccattttacagatggggaaattgaggtaTATTGAGGTGAGCAACTTGCCCAGGGGAAAATCGCCAGTGAGGGTGGTGTGGTGGTGTTGGGATTCGAACCCAGCAGGTTAGCTCCAGCCGGTGCTCTCGTGCACGACCCGTTGGGTCCAGGGCCCGGCACACATAGGCATTCGATGAAGGTCAGCGTCACGCTCTCGTCGCTATCTGGGGCAGAGGCGCAGGGCCTTCGGGAACGGGATGAAGGGTCTTTAAGGTCGCCCTGGGACCTAGCATCACCTAGACCTGAGGACCAGCCAATCCAGAGGAGGAGCCCCGGGTGGTGGCGTTGGTGAGGGACCCGTTGCCATGGGAACAAACGGAGGCCTCGGGCGAGCGCATGCGCAGATGGAGGAGAGGGTGTTGAACCGGTGAAAGGTGACGTAGAAGCGCACGGGGTGGGGCGCAGGGCTCGGCACGTCAAACCCCTGCGTCCTTCGACCCCGAAGCGGAGAGCAGGCGCGCCTGGCGACGGCGACAGCAGCCCCTGCTGGACCGAGGCCGGGCGGCGCGGAGCTGACGAGCGAAGCAGCGCGAGTGAGGCGTGGGGGCGGCGTCCGCGCCCGGGAATACCCTGCGGCGCCTACCGGCGGCCCAGACCCGGTGCCGGCTCCCGAGGCCCCGCCTCCCGGGCCTTGGGACTAATCGGATTGAGAGCGCGCCGGACCGGGCCGCGAACTCGCCAATTGCGGAGGGCGGCAGCCACCGCCCAATCCCGAGCAGACAGGTGCGAGGTCCGGAAGGCGGAGGCCAATCTGCAGCGGTTGCGACCTGTTGGGGCAGGTCTCGGCCAATGAGGAGGCTCGAGTGACATCTTTGCGCGCCAATCGGGAGTGAGGGAGCGTTCGTGCCCGCCCGCCCTTCCGGCCAGAGCTCTATTTACCAGGGGCGTGCAGCCCGCTTGCCAATCAGAGCGCGGCTGAGCGGCCCGGCAGCCAACCCCCGAGGAGCGGCCGGCTGGCGTCCGCCGCACCCAGGAGTTGGGGATGTCCTACAAGCCTatcgcccccgcccccagcagcaCCCCTGGCTCCAGCACCCCTGGGCCGGGCACCCCGGTCCCTACAGGTGAGGATCCAGGTCCACCCCTGCTCGCCTGCTCGGGCGGTCTAGGTCTCGAAGAGAAGACGGCCTGAGTTCTGCGATACCCGGCCTGCCGCCCACAGtcgctgggcctcagtttgccgGCCTGTGAAGTGGGCGTGGTTGCGTAAGGGCTTGTAGGTGGAGCGCAGGGGGAGGGGTTTGTTCCTGAAGTCGGTCGACATGGAATGAAGCATCCTTTGGAGGAAACCCGGTCTGGGGCTTGGAAAGCTGGGAGGAGGCGTCGCTTCCTCGCTCTGACCTCTTAACTCGCGCCTATTGCAGCCGGAAGTGTCCCATCACCGTCGGGCTCAGTGCCAGGAGCCGCTGCCCCTTTCAGACCACTGTTTAACGACTTTGGACCGCCCTCCATGGGCTATGTGCAGGTGAGCGGGGCCAAGGGTTTGCTTATGGATGGCGACTGGAGTCCCTCTGATCCCCGGGGGCCTGAGCTCACCGCCCTGTTCTCTTTTGATATAGGCGATGAAGCCACCCGGCGCCCAGGGCTCCCAGAGCACCTACACGGACCTGCTGTCGGTCATAGAGGAGATGGGCAAAGAGATCCGGCCCACCTATGCTGGCAGCAAGAGCGCCATGGAGCGCCTGAAGAGAGGTAAGTGAGGCTAGGCCCACCCTGTCCTGCTCAGGAGACTGACACTGGACAGTCCTCCTTCATTAGGAAAGGAAGGACACCTGGAGGCCACCTCAAGCCTAGACTAGAGCCAGTATCACTACCCAGAGAGATgttttgaattgaattgaaattgAGTGAATTTCCAGGGAAGAGCCagggaatttgtattttaacaggGTGAATCTGAGGATTAGCCACACCGCTAATCTCATCCAGCCCGTCATTAGATTTGAATTTCTGTTGCTGAAAGGaaagggggtggagagggaggggtcTTACTCCTTTgaagggtggggatggggctgtGGCGGGTTGCTGagaccccatccccaccccactcctaCCCCAGGCATCATCCATGCCCGGGCCCTAGTCAGAGAGTGCCTGGCAGAGACAGAGCGGAACGCCCGCACGTAACAGGAAGCGCCTGAGCGTCTGGACCTTTCCCGGCCACTGCAGAGCACCTGCTTCTCCCTGGCCTTCATCCCAAGTTGCACTAACCATCCTGAGCTTCCTGTCCTGTGTCCCTTGGTGGGTGCCCTCCAGGAACCAGGGGGCGGTGCTCACTCCAGTCGGCAGCACTAACTGTCCCCCCCAAGATTTAGCAGCGAGGTCACTGCGAGTCCCACCCATGACCTGCTGACAGTGTTGATCCAACTGGGGCTTTCTCCTCTCTGTGGCCCCACCGCCAACCCTTCCCCAGCACTTCTCACCACTTTGTCCCAGGCCTCCTCCCCCAGCAGGGCTCAGAAGTTCCCTGCCTTGTCTACTGGGCCATAGCAACTCTTTTCTCAGTGTGTCTTTTGCTAAATATGccctttttatataaataaaggaTGATTTGGAGTTGTTCTCTCCGTTCTGAGCCTTTCTGGGTCTGGGTCTGGTTCTGCTAAGCCTGGTGAACCAGGCAGAAAGTGGGGCAGAAGAGACAGGGAAGGGGACGGGGTGGGGCGGTGCAGGGAGGGTGACGCTGACTGAGCCTGGTTTTGCCTTGACTCTGCTGTCCACAGGCCTTGGGTGGGACGCTGCCCCTCAGGCCCTCCCTCCGCTGTGAGTAGTGGAAGGGGCTGAGAGCCCTGTGCGCCTTCATGTGGTGCCACCAGGGGGCAGTGCGGGGCCTTGGCTGCCTCCACAGCTGGAGGCAGTGCCAGCCTGGGCCTAGAGGGCTCTTCCTCTGGATTGGCCGTGGTGCCCGGCGGGGTGGAAATGCCAGTTCACTTGAGCCACTCCCTCACACACCTTAATGACCTAACAACACCCTAAACTCTGAATAGGCCCTGAAAGGCTCTGACCCCTCAGAGGGAGGGgacactgctacttcctctgccAGCACTCGGCAGCAGGGTCAAGGGGAAAGGCCTGGCTTCCAATGTGGGTGAGACCCAGCTCTGTGCTGCCATCCACAGCCCCAGCACCTTCTAGCAGGCTGGGCGTGACCCCATGAGCCCAGCCCTTGGTGTCTTGGCCTTTACCCTGGGTGGCCCAGTGGCCAGACTTACAGACCTGGAAGGCATTAGGAGGGAAGGCCTTGTGGCACCATTCAGGGACTAGCCCAAGGATTTGCAGTGAAGGCCTGCCTCTGCCTGGCTGTGTAGCTGTGACCCCAGAGGCCTGCGGCCCTGGACCCCAGCCCTGGGTGGAAGCAAGTCAGAGCCACCAGCTTCTAGCGGACTTTGGTGGGGAGGCATTTCCCCTAGCCTGGGTCCCCGGTTCTGGGGCTGCCTAAGGTGAGGAGCTGGGGAAGTGCGCCTGGGACCCTGCCGGCTCAAGCTCCACCCCCTCATTGCACATaggagggctgggccagggtggAGATAGGAACCAAGAGTCTTTGGGGACCCCTAACAGCACAGAGGGAGTAAGAAGCAACAACATTTGGGAAATGGCCTCTTCCCCCGCTGccctggggaaggaaggcaggggccTGCCCTCCTCCGCTGCGGGCGGGGCTGCCGGGACccgcaggggtggggagggcctgCCGGGCCCAGGAAGGGGGCGGGGCGGCCGCAGTGACGCGGCGGGCGACTGGGAGGGGCGGCAGGGGCGCCGGCGGGCGGACGGAAAGGAAGGTCGGGGCCATGGGCCGGCGCTGCGCCTCTGAAGAGTCCGGCCACTGCTGGAACCCGAGGCCGGGGCCGGGGACGCTCCGGGCTCCGACCCACCGGCCGGCTGCCCCGGCCCGGGCCGGGTGAGGGGCACCCGCCCTAAGCTAGAGGTGAGCCGGGACGTCGGCAGGCGGGCCAGGAGTACGACTGGGAACGGGGACGCCGGGGAGCAGAGGGAAGTGGGGACGACGGGGCCTCTGGCCTGCTGGCTGGGTGCGAGGTGGGAGGGGTGCCTGCAGCGGAACTGTGGCGCCGGCCGGGGCGCAGGTGGGCGGAGCGGGTCTCCCGGGGCGGGGGCCCGGGGGACACCAAGGGGAGTAGCTCTTGCCTCAGCTGAGGAGGGGGTCAACCGCCGGGAAGGATGACAGGGTGGCCACATAGGCGAGTGGAGAGTGGGCGAGGGCCAAGGGTCCCGGAAGGATGCTCGGGACGGGGAGGTCTAAGACCCGGCTGCCAGCCAGGGTGGGGAAGACAGGGATATCTGGTAGTGGAGGCAGGTTCGGGTGCAGGGGCACAAGGGGCCGCTCCGCGCAGAGGCACCCAGGCACAAGGTTCTCGGTGGACGTCCGGAGTGGGGGACACCGACGCCGCCGGGTCGGGGAAAGGGATGCAGGGGGCGGG
Protein-coding regions in this window:
- the CDK2AP2 gene encoding cyclin-dependent kinase 2-associated protein 2, with the protein product MSYKPIAPAPSSTPGSSTPGPGTPVPTAGSVPSPSGSVPGAAAPFRPLFNDFGPPSMGYVQAMKPPGAQGSQSTYTDLLSVIEEMGKEIRPTYAGSKSAMERLKRGIIHARALVRECLAETERNART